Below is a window of Hydrogenovibrio crunogenus DNA.
CGGTCAATTGGTTCCAGTCCATAAAATCCGGGATACCTGGCGTTGACTGAATCTGTGTATTTTCGGGGCTGGAAGCCTCAAGCTTCAAGAACATCGCCATGGCGTAACCACCTAAGCCAAAGAAAATTCCTTGACCTAGACTTAATATGCCGCCAAGCCCCCAAGAAAGCACGAGACCTAAAGCAACGAATGCGAATGTCAGATATTTTCCGATTAAATTTAACCTAAAAATATCGAATAATACGGGTAGCGCGACTAATAAAATCGCAGCTAAGATTAGAAATGATATGACATCATTTTTGGGGGCTAATGAACGTAGTTTAGTTTGTACCATCTTTTTATTCTCCTAGCGACGAACTTTAAGTGAGAAGAGTCCCTGTGGACGAAGCATTAGGATCACGATAACCGTTAATAACGTTAAGACTTTCGCCATAGAGCCACTCAAGAAAAATTCCATAATTGATTGTGCTTGTGAAATACTGAACGCAGATGCAATGGTTCCAAGAAGGCTTGCTGCGCCACCAAATACCACTACCAGGAAGGTATCCACAATATAAAGCTGTCCAGATGTTGGGCCAGTAGATCCGATCATAGTAAACGTCGCTCCAGCGATACCTGCGATTCCACAACCCAGTGCAAAGGTAAATCGGTCGACACGAGCTGTGTCGATACCTACTGCTCCAGCCATGGCTCTGTTTTGAACGACTGCGCGAGATTGTTTGCCTTTTCTTGATTTTTGCAAAAATAGGAACACTCCTACTGTGATGAACAGTGTGATAACCATTACAATCATTCCATTGACGGGAACTTCAATCATCTCGCTAACTGCAAACGATCCCATCATCCAGTCGGGTAAGGTGACTCCTACTTCACGAGGACCAAAAACAGTTCTATACAATTGTTGAAGAATTAAGCTTAACCCCCAGGTTGCCAGAAGGGTATCAAGTGGGCGTTTGTATAGGTGTCTAATCAATGACCACTCCACTAGAGCACCGAGTAAAAATGTCCCTATAAAGGCAAAAATTATCGCTATAAAGAAGTAGATTCCAAAAAGATCAGGAAGGTACGTCGAAAATAAATTTGAGGTTAAGTAAGTGATGTAGGCACCAAGAATCATAAACTCTCCGTGAGCCATATTAATGACTCCCATTTGGCCAAAAATAATTGCCAAACCTAGAGCCATCAATAGCAGTACAGAGAATAGTATTAGGCCTGAAAAGCCTTGCATCGCAAAAATTGAGCCCAGCTCAGCCCATGTGTAGTCAGCAAACATTTATTTTTCCTCCTGGCAGGTAAAATAATTCAAGTTAAAATTTTTAGAGTATTCTTGGTTGGTTAGTGCACCTAATTAAAGACTCTATACTGCTTTTAGAGCCTTTAATTAGGTGCAGCCCATATTTAAATGGACTGCAGATGGTTAACTTATTGGTAACCTTTAGGGAATGGATTTGGTTCAATCAACTCTTTAGATTCATAAACCACGTCAAACTGACCATCTTTTTTAGCGTGGCCAATGCGGGATTTAGACCATAAATGATGGTTAGGATGAACTTTTACATAACCTTCTGGTGCAGTTGTGAGTTCAATGCCCGGTAGAGTTTTACGAATCTTATCGATATCGAAAGAACCAGCCTTTTCAACTGCTGCTTTCCATAACCAAGGACCAAGATATGCTGCTTGAGTTACATCACCAATAACAATGTCGTCTCCCCAGCGTTTCTTGAATGCTTTAACAAATGCTTTATTGTTGTCATTAGGTAGGCTTTGGAAATACTTCATTGAAGCGTATAGACCTTCAACATTTTCACCGCCGATACCTAAAATTTCATCTTCTGTTACAGATAGTGTAAGGACCAGTGGTTTTTCTTTAGTTAGATCAATACCCGCTGCTTTAAGCTGCTTGTAGAATGCAACGTTAGACCCACCAACGACAGTAGTAAAGATCACATCAGGCTTTTTAAGCTTGATTTTGTTGATTACTGAGTTGAACTGAGTGTGTCCTAAAGGGTAATACTCTTCACCGACTACTTTTAAGCCAAGTTTTTCGATGTGTTTGCGAGCGATTTTGTTAGAAGTACGTGGCCAGATGTAGTCAGAACCAAGCAAGAAAAATTTCTTAGCTCCTTTTGTTTCTTTAGCCCAATCGATACCCTTAAGGATTTGCTGAGTTGCTTCTTGCCCTGTGTAGATTACATTAGGAGATTGCTCTAACCCTTCATAGAAAGTAGGGTAGAAAAGCATACCGTTATATTGTTCCATAACAGGAAGTACTGCTTTACGCGAAGCTGAAGTCCAACACCCCATGATTGCATCAACTTTGTCTTGAACAAGAAGTTTCTTAGCTTTTTCAGCAAAAGTAGGCCAATCACTTGCCCCATCTTCTTGAATGTATTTGATTTGACGTCCTAAGACACCACCTGAAGCATTGATTTGCTCAATGGCTAATTTTTCGGCTTGGATTGACCCAGTTTCACTGATAGCCATAGTTCCTGTGGCTGAGTGAAGAATACCTACAGTTACTGTATCATCCGTTACTGCCAGACCAGTGCTGTTTACTTCAGATGCTGTGGCAACGTTTGAAAAAAGCATGGTAGCAGGAAGCGCCATCATTGTTTTTAGCATCAAGCGTCTAAGCTTATTGGGTTGATGAGGATGGTTTTGCATATTGTTTAGCCTCTTATATATGTAAGATTGAATAAAATAAAGCAAGTCGGGCTAAACAAAGCACTAAACAAGCCAGTTTTTTTATTTTGTTGATTTTTAATGATTTTTGTTCGTTTTTTTGGTTTGGTTTGTTATTTTTATTAACTTTTTATGTTTGTTTGGTGCGTTTTATGTATTTGTTTGGTGCGTTTTGTTTTTTGTTTATGGCTGACCTCTTTTTGTTTTAAACTGTCTATAGTTTGATTAAAGGCAGTTCTTATGCGCGCCAGTCTCTCCTCATCTCAATCCGGATTTATTATGATGTTGCTTGTGGTTGTTATGGCCATTGGAGCAGCAGCAATCTTTAGTCTTTACCAAGACAACACCGCATTACGGTATCAATCAGATGTTTATTTAAAGCAGATGAGTCAGTTAAATGAAGTGAAGCAACAGCTATTAAAGTATGCAGTTTTTCAACCTGAGCTCTATCAGAGTGATTTAGTCTCGAATAGTCGAACTTATAAAGAAGCCGGAAAGCTTCCTGGACCTGGCTATTTACCTTGTCGAGATTTGGATGGAGATGGCTGGGTGCTGGGTGCAGAAACCAGCTGCGGCAACCCGCGTGACACGGCTGATGACACCAGTGGTTTTGTGTATGGTTTTTTACCTGTGGGGTTTAAGACGCGTAATTTTTTCTTTGGAGCGCTTGAGCCGCGTCAGTTTTATTATGTTGTGGATGAACGCTTCGTGAATGGAAATAATTTATACAATAATGGATCGACAGGGCGTTATGCACCATTAAATATTACCCTTACTCCTGCCATGGAGCCTGATGCGCCGCCACCTAATGGGTTACCGGATGCAACTTTACCTTGGTTGACGTTGAATGGCGTTGAGGGTTATGTTGCCTTGATTATTTTTCCTAATGTGCCGCAAGTCTTCCAAGATGGTTTTGCACAAGACCGAAGTCAAAGTGGAACGGCCGTTGAAAGGGTTGCCGATTATTTAGACCGGCGCTTTGATATCGACGGCCATCAGGTAGATGGTAACGCGGATGGTAACCGACATTTTTTCAGCCAAAGCAGAGAAAATATTGGTGTGAATGATTTGGTGGTGGGTATTACTTTTTCTGAGTGGCAGAATACGGTCATGAATCGAGTTTGTAGTCAGTTGGATTCGCTCACTCAAGTCGATTCAAATGCAGCCTACTGGTTTAATGATTATGATGCGGTTCAAAATCCTTCCGGCGGTAATTGGCGAAGCTTTACTGGGACGTGTGGGTTATGAGTCAATCCTCTGATAGTCAAACAGGCTTTACCTTAATAGAAATGGCATTTGCGCTGTTATTGATAGGGTTGATTGTGGGGGGAGGGTTGAGTTTTTTAGGCAGTTTTCATCAGGCGGAAAACAGCAAAATAGCAGAGAAGCAAATGCTGGATATCAAACAGGCGATGTTGACCTATTTAAAGGTGAATAAGCATCTCCCTTGCCCAGATACAGATGAGGATGGGAAAGAAAATCGTAAAGAATCCAGTGGCGTGTCAGTTTGTAAAGCACGTGAAGGAACACTGCCTTCTCGAGACTTGGGGGTTCCCAGAAAAGATGTTTGGCATAATCCATTTTATTACCGTGTGAATGCACGCTCGGAGAACAAGAAGTATATTAATGACCTTTGTCAATCCGCTAGTGTTTTTGGTCAGACGGGTGAGCGAACGTTGCCTAATGAGTCCGGTGTTTGCGCGACAAGCAATCTATTTTACTGCCATTGCTCTTCAGCAAAAGCTGATGGCGCATGTACCGGAAATTGTCGATTTTCTGAAGATCCCAGGCCTGGTGATTTTTCCCCCTATTTCGTGATGGCGACCCCGCCTAATGGCGTGGATGAAGCAGATGCTTTAAAGAATATGAAAGTCATAGACGAGCAGCAAGCGGAAGTTGATAATGGCATTGTGGCCATGGTGGTGTCGTTTGGCAAAAATGGATTACAAACCTGGGAAGATTGTTTAGGAGCGACGGCCACTGGTTCAGAAGAGCGAGAAAATTGTGATGGAGATCAATCGGGGGTGTTCCAAATTAATCGCTCAGATGTAATGGATGATTATTTGACTTGGATAAATATGTATGACGCAAAGCAGGCTTTGTTAAAGGTAAGAGGGTTCTCGGGTGAGTAGGAATCGGTTTAGTCAAGGGTTTACGTTGATTGAAATGGCTTTGGTGTTGATGATTGTTTCGTTGTTGATTGTCGGTTCCGTTGTGATTTTAAAATCACAAAATGACCAGGTTCGCTATGCGGATAGTCGTCAGTTTTTATCTCAAATAAAGCAAGCATTATTGTCATTTAATGATGTGAACAGTTATT
It encodes the following:
- the urtB gene encoding urea ABC transporter permease subunit UrtB, translating into MFADYTWAELGSIFAMQGFSGLILFSVLLLMALGLAIIFGQMGVINMAHGEFMILGAYITYLTSNLFSTYLPDLFGIYFFIAIIFAFIGTFLLGALVEWSLIRHLYKRPLDTLLATWGLSLILQQLYRTVFGPREVGVTLPDWMMGSFAVSEMIEVPVNGMIVMVITLFITVGVFLFLQKSRKGKQSRAVVQNRAMAGAVGIDTARVDRFTFALGCGIAGIAGATFTMIGSTGPTSGQLYIVDTFLVVVFGGAASLLGTIASAFSISQAQSIMEFFLSGSMAKVLTLLTVIVILMLRPQGLFSLKVRR
- a CDS encoding type II secretion system protein, yielding MSQSSDSQTGFTLIEMAFALLLIGLIVGGGLSFLGSFHQAENSKIAEKQMLDIKQAMLTYLKVNKHLPCPDTDEDGKENRKESSGVSVCKAREGTLPSRDLGVPRKDVWHNPFYYRVNARSENKKYINDLCQSASVFGQTGERTLPNESGVCATSNLFYCHCSSAKADGACTGNCRFSEDPRPGDFSPYFVMATPPNGVDEADALKNMKVIDEQQAEVDNGIVAMVVSFGKNGLQTWEDCLGATATGSEERENCDGDQSGVFQINRSDVMDDYLTWINMYDAKQALLKVRGFSGE
- the urtA gene encoding urea ABC transporter substrate-binding protein, encoding MQNHPHQPNKLRRLMLKTMMALPATMLFSNVATASEVNSTGLAVTDDTVTVGILHSATGTMAISETGSIQAEKLAIEQINASGGVLGRQIKYIQEDGASDWPTFAEKAKKLLVQDKVDAIMGCWTSASRKAVLPVMEQYNGMLFYPTFYEGLEQSPNVIYTGQEATQQILKGIDWAKETKGAKKFFLLGSDYIWPRTSNKIARKHIEKLGLKVVGEEYYPLGHTQFNSVINKIKLKKPDVIFTTVVGGSNVAFYKQLKAAGIDLTKEKPLVLTLSVTEDEILGIGGENVEGLYASMKYFQSLPNDNNKAFVKAFKKRWGDDIVIGDVTQAAYLGPWLWKAAVEKAGSFDIDKIRKTLPGIELTTAPEGYVKVHPNHHLWSKSRIGHAKKDGQFDVVYESKELIEPNPFPKGYQ